The DNA sequence CGAGCGGCTGGACCGGGCGCTGGCCGACCGTGGGCCGGCCGGGGACGCCGCCCTGCACGAGGCGCGCAAGAAGTACAAGGCGGCCCGGTACGCGGTGGAGGTGCGCGTACCCGACGCCGGCCGGCCGGCCGCCCGCCTGGTGAAGCGGCTCAAGACGCTCCAGGATCTGCTCGGGACCCACCAGGACTCGGTGGTGACCCGGGAGGCGCTGCGCCGGCACGCGCTGCGGGCGTACGCCGAGGGCGAGAACACGTTCACCTACGGCCTGCTGCACGCGCGGCAGGCCGAGGCCGCCGGGCACGACCTGCCGGCGGTGCTGCGCGCACGGGACCGGGCCCGACGACCGAGCGTGCGCCGCTGGCTGAAGCCCTGATCCCGGGTTCTCACGAGGCCCGCCAGCCCGGCAGGGGGACGCTCCGGTCGCCACCGCCTTCCCCGGCACCTACGAACTTGATGGCGCAGACGGGTCGGTGCCTCGCGTCGGTCGTCGTGCCCGGGCCGCGTCGTCCGCCCGACCCATTCACGCCATCAACCTCGTAGGCATCCGACAGACCACGGCGCGACCCGCCGCGCTGCCACCGCCCGCGCCGCGAGGCAGCCCTCCCGGCGTACCACCGGACCGGCAGACGTGCCGCGCCTCGCCCGCGCACGTCCGGCGGAGAGGAGAGGGCGGGGTGAGAAGGTGCGGTCAGAGTGCGGCGCGGGTGCGGGCCACCGCGTCGGCGGCGCCGGCCAGGACCGGGTCCGGCGGGGCGGCCAGGGCCAGGTCGGCGGCGACCACCCGGAGCTGGTCGGGCAGGGCCAGGTCACTGGGCAGCCGGGGCACCTCGCGGCGCGGCTCGCCGGTGGCGTCGGCGGCCAGGTTGGCGAGCTCCTGGACCAGCTTGTGCACCAGGTCGGCCCGGGACACGTTGCCGCCCGCGGCCGGCGCCGACCACCGCGACTGCTGCCAGTGCCCGATTTGTCGGACCAGTAGGGCCACCACCCGGTCCAGCTCCGCTGCGCTCATCACCACCGAGTCTACGGACGACGCCCGCCGCCGCGGGATGCGGCAGGCGGGCGTCGACGGGCGGGCGGGGCGATCAGTCGTCGCCCTGGAAGTAGCTGAGCAGCCGCAGGATCTCGATGTAGAGCCAGACCAGGCCGACCACGATGCCGAACGCGGCCGTCCAGGCGTAGCGCTGCGGGAGCCCCATCCGGACCCCCTCCTCGATCTGGGCGAAGTTGAGCACGAAGCTCAGCGACGCCACCACGATGCAGACCAGGCTGAAGCCGATGGCGAGCGGGCTGCCGTCACGCAGGTGCGTGTTGACGCCGAACAGCGCCAGCACCAGGTTGACGAGCATCACACCGAACAGGCCGGCGATGACCGCCACCATGATCCGGGCGAACTTCGGGGTGGCCCGGATGATCCGCGCCTTGTAGATCATCGCCATCAGGAAGAAGACGCCGAAGCTGGCCGCCACCGCCTGGAGCACGATGCCGTCGTAGAGCGAGTCGAACGCCTTGCTGACCATGCCGACGAAGACGCCCTCGACGATCGAGTACGCCACCACGAGCGCCGGATTCGCCATCCGGGAGAACGAGATGACCAGGCCGAGCACCAGGCCGACCACGGCGGCGCCGATCCAGGCCACGCCGACCAGGGCGTCCGGCACGAGCACCCAGGCCGCGGCGGCCGAGGCGCCGAGGATGGCGAGCATGAGGACCGTCTTGACGACCACGTCGTCGAGCGTCATCGGCGTCACTGCCGGCGGGGCCACCGGCTGGCCGTAGCCGCCCGGGTAGGGCTGCTGCGGCGGGTACTGCTGGGGGTATCCGGGCTGAGCGTACGGCCCGGGCTGGGCGTACCCGGTCGCCCGCTCACGCTCGGCCGCCTGGCCGAGCCGGGCGAGCACCGGGTTCGAGGTCTTCACTTCTCAGGCCTCCCTCAGGGGGTCATTC is a window from the Micromonospora sp. DSM 45708 genome containing:
- a CDS encoding Bax inhibitor-1/YccA family protein — its product is MKTSNPVLARLGQAAERERATGYAQPGPYAQPGYPQQYPPQQPYPGGYGQPVAPPAVTPMTLDDVVVKTVLMLAILGASAAAAWVLVPDALVGVAWIGAAVVGLVLGLVISFSRMANPALVVAYSIVEGVFVGMVSKAFDSLYDGIVLQAVAASFGVFFLMAMIYKARIIRATPKFARIMVAVIAGLFGVMLVNLVLALFGVNTHLRDGSPLAIGFSLVCIVVASLSFVLNFAQIEEGVRMGLPQRYAWTAAFGIVVGLVWLYIEILRLLSYFQGDD